The DNA sequence GAGGTGGGCAAAATCGATGGTCTGCAGTGGCAGCATCTGCAGGGGAGGGAATGGCAATGTCAACCGACAGCAGCTTGAAAAAGATTCTCATCGTTGATGATGTGGAGCTGTTTATACAGTTTCAGATCTCCCTGCTGGGCAGGCGAAATTTCGACATCCACACAGCCCGGACGGGGGCCGGGGCTCTGGAGAGGGCCCGCGCACTGAATCCGGACCTCATCCTCCTGGACATGTTCATGCCCGACATGAACGGCGACGAGGTCTGTCGAACCCTCAAGAACGATCCGCAGACATCACATATCCCTGTGGTCATTGTCAGTTCCGGGAGCCCGGAGATGTCGCGGCCAGCCACCCTGTCCGCGGGGTGCGACGGTCTGCTCTACAAGCCGGTAAGGAAAGACGTTTTGATGTCCATTGTGGAGCAGTTGCTCGGGACGAACGAGAGACAGTACCTGAGAGTTAACACCAGGCTCTCGTGCATCGTGGAAATGGCGGGGGAAAAGTACGAGGCCACCATCCACTCCCTCTGTAAAGGCGGAGCGTTCATTGCCATGGAACATCCAACGATCGCAGGCGACATCATACAGATCCGTTTCGCTGTCCCGGGAAACGAACGGCAGGTGGTGATCCGGTCGGCCTCCGTGGCGTGGAGTCAGGATGACAGGATCGCCGGCCCGATCGGTTGTGGAGTTCGCTTTCTGAGCGCGGACAGGGACAGCCTGGCGGCCATAAGCGGGTTCGTCAACCTTCTTCTTCACGGCGGAGGCGCCGGCAAGGAGGAATTTAGCAGGCCCGCCCTGAAATACTGATCTCCAGTCACGCCGCCTGTCCTGCCTGTCCCGAGCATAGTCGAGGGGCCTGCCCTGCCTGCCTTAGTCACGCCACAGGCGTGATCGAAGGGAGCTTGTCGAAGGGTGGGCGCGATGCGTGAGGTCCTCCGACCGATTTCCGGGTGAAACAGGGATCGCGACGCTCAAGTTTCTGGTTCCGCGGCTCACTATCGGGGCTACTGCCTCGAAAACTTCATGAAGATCCCGGTGAAGACCCCGGCCAGACCCAGGACCTGCTCCCAGAACCCGGGACGAAAGCGATGGGCGGTCATATGGGTTTGGGTCTCACACTCCCGGATCACCATTGGTCGCATTCCCGGCGATTATGGGGATAAAAAGCTTTGTCGGTGTGGTAAGTTATGTTAACAGACGCAACTTGCCGCAAGCAACCAGCAAAGTGATCCAGGTTTTCATTGCCGACCGGAGAAGCCTATGACCTCAATGCTCGCTCGCGAGATCCTTTTCCCGGAGGGTCCTTCCTGCGGGACGCTCTACACCCGGGAAGAAGGAGCCGTTTGCGATGAACCATGGTGGGTGTCCATGCCCTCGAAGGTCCTGGTGCCCGGCCTTGCACCGCGGGATCGCTTCCTGAACTGGGCGCGTCTCGGGGAGGCCAAAGGACGCCATACTGCCGGAATGTGCGCCCAGGTGGGTTTGCGTGCCGCCCTCGATCTGCCCAACGGGCTGGGAGAGGTCCAGACCGCTGGTCCGGATGCGCTGTGGGCGCTGGATCTGTCCTACAGTTCAGTGAAAAACAGCCTGCTGCCGGGAGTCCTGGAAAAAGCCGCCGGTGCCCGGTGCCTGGACCTGTCCTTTACCTTCTTCACAGGCAGCATCCCCGGAGTGATCGCCCGGATGGAACACCTGCAGATCCTTCACATGGCCTTTACAAAACTCAGCAACCATTTCCTGGTGGATCTCGGATCCCTGGGTGACCTGACAGTCCTCAACCTGATGGGGGCCGGGATCACAAGGCCCGACACGACCCACCTGTCGGCCCTTTCCGCGCTGACCTCCCTCCAGTGCCTGGATCTCAGTTTCAACACGGTTGGCGATGGGGACCTGGAGACGCTGGCAGAGCTAAAGCAGCTGAGGATCCTGAGCCTGGTCAACACCGACGTCACCGACGAGGGGCTCGGGATCATTGAGGGGATGACCAGCCTGAGAAGGCTTCACCTGGGACGCAACAGGATCACCGACCAGGGGGTCTCCGTGATCGCCGGCATGAACGGGCTGCGCAGCCTGAGCCTCTCGGGGTCCGGGA is a window from the bacterium genome containing:
- a CDS encoding response regulator, which produces MSTDSSLKKILIVDDVELFIQFQISLLGRRNFDIHTARTGAGALERARALNPDLILLDMFMPDMNGDEVCRTLKNDPQTSHIPVVIVSSGSPEMSRPATLSAGCDGLLYKPVRKDVLMSIVEQLLGTNERQYLRVNTRLSCIVEMAGEKYEATIHSLCKGGAFIAMEHPTIAGDIIQIRFAVPGNERQVVIRSASVAWSQDDRIAGPIGCGVRFLSADRDSLAAISGFVNLLLHGGGAGKEEFSRPALKY